Proteins encoded in a region of the Solanum dulcamara chromosome 9, daSolDulc1.2, whole genome shotgun sequence genome:
- the LOC129902274 gene encoding probable E3 ubiquitin-protein ligase RHG1A isoform X2, translating into MQGQRSAIGSLPETLGFTHGSTSSDGGIDQQICWNNMRNPAQSRLPDYMVPSNETNIPFLSHANQERQNVIGWNLGESSSSNTQNIVSRSESKTNHAWASTMSACPGTSHFSAEQHYGSSNILSLGDVEINLNNQIADNTLFSQGSTSSTVPNDLNRSSGLEGHDDDEDDDCQVMECAPTFKSDGPGKERMSTTSTSSDPLVGPSATNGFLMDERDGRPGCTLDGRRMACKRKAVEGHLGQSSGSGSPNYLLNSLWRSIPAPNNVTAGANSPAPTESRRNINLPEQVNPRLGLAMGGATMEGPVALPASRRAEIRRNFRLRINGSHQQASIPSNLFPTVGNDGNVSMSSEPDSLRLLRNESLDLRSVSAADNGNPRSQPVVGPVPSLRQSAQRWDSSSSRAGSSSSYSVFGERNSAAYEQPSSRSVPRNISQHPMFIPASDLRNLNQNPVNWGLAGGNISIAGNVASSSRSGPSSVAPSSSSSWVQHRNPQQYPRRLSEYVRRSVLSSAGSEPVSHNGNTPPHLSFAASQEIGLSGHPGHRGPSSSRSAVLLERQLDGAMAVPYSWRTLAAAGEGRSRLVSEIRNVLDAMRRGESLRFEDVMILDQSGFFGMVDIQDRHRDMRLDVDNMSYEELLALEERIGNVCTGLTEETILNHLKQRKHVCIRTEEATDAEPCCICQEEYKDGEDLGKLECGHDFHTDCVKQWLMQKNLCPICKTTGLNTSGKH; encoded by the exons ATGCAAGGGCAACGGAGTGCCATCGGATCCCTGCCAGAAACTTTGGGTTTCACTCATGGTTCAACATCGAGTGATGGCGGTATAGATCAGCAGATATGTTGGAATAATATGCGAAATCCTGCACAAAGTCGGCTTCCAGATTATATGGTACCTTCTAATGAGACAAACATTCCATTTCTTAGTCATGCAAACCAAGAAAGACAGAATGTAATTGGATGGAATTTAGGAGAATCCAGCTCCTCCAATACACAAAATATTGTTAGTCGTAGTGAAAGTAAAACAAATCATGCATGGGCATCTACAATGAGTGCCTGTCCTGGGACTTCTCACTTCTCTGCTGAACAGCATTATGGCTCTTCCAATATTCTTTCATTGGGCGATGTTgaaataaatttgaataaccaGATAGCTGACAACACTTTATTTTCTCAAGGTTCTACTTCTAGCACTGTTCCAAATGATCTAAATAGAAGTTCTGGACTTGAGGGGCATGATGACGATGAAGATGATGACTGCCAAGTGATGGAGTGCGCCCCAACATTCAAATCTGATGGACCAGGAAAAGAACGGATGTCAACCACAAGTACTTCTTCTGATCCCCTTGTTGGGCCTTCTGCAACTAATGGGTTTCTGATGGATGAAAGAGATGGCAGACCAGGCTGTACACTGGATGGTCGACGAATGGCTTGTAAGAGAAAAGCAGTTGAAGGACATCTGGGGCAATCTTCAGGAAGTGGAAGTCCAAATTATCTTCTAAACAGCTTATGGCGTTCTATACCTGCTCCAAATAATGTTACTGCAGGTGCGAATAGCCCTGCACCAACAGAAAGTAGAAGAAACATCAATTTGCCAGAGCAGGTAAATCCAAGACTTGGGCTCGCCATGGGTGGAGCCACTATGGAAGGTCCAGTTGCATTGCCTGCTTCAAGAAGAGCAGAAATCCGTAGAAATTTCAGGCTGAGGATCAATGGCTCTCATCAGCAAGCTTCTATTCCTAGTAATCTGTTTCCTACTGTGGGTAATGACGGAAATGTTAGCATGTCATCTGAACCGGACTCATTGAGGCTGCTTCGTAATGAGTCTTTGGATTTGAGGTCTGTGTCTGCTGCAGATAATGGAAATCCCCGAAGCCAGCCCGTCGTGGGGCCGGTTCCTTCTCTTCGACAAAGTGCACAGAGGTGGGATTCATCAAGTTCAAGAGCTGGCAGTTCATCAAGTTATTCTGTTTTTGGTGAGAGGAATTCTGCAGCATATGAACAACCAAGCTCAAGAAGTGTGCCCAGAAATATTTCGCAGCATCCAATGTTCATACCCGCTAGTGACTTGAGAAATTTGAACCAAAATCCTGTCAACTGGGGTTTAGCTGGTGGAAATATTTCTATTGCTGGAAATGTTGCATCTTCTTCTCGGAGTGGTCCTAGCTCAGTAGCCCCTTCCTCTTCTTCTAGTTGGGTGCAACATAGAAATCCTCAGCAATATCCCCGACGACTCTCAGAATATGTTCGTAGATCTGTGTTGTCTTCAGCTGGCAGTGAACCTGTAAGTCACAATGGTAATACTCCACCACATTTGAGTTTTGCTGCCTCACAGGAGATTGGGCTTTCAGGCCATCCTGGGCATCGTGGTCCATCAAGTTCAAGGTCAGCAGTGTTGTTGGAGAGACAACTCGATGGCGCTATGGCAGTTCCATATTCCTGGAGGACTTTGGCTGCTGCCGGTGAAGGAAGAAGCAGGCTAGTTTCCGAG ATTCGCAATGTATTGGATGCAATGCGCAGGGGAGAGAGCTTAAGATTTGAG GATGTTATGATCCTTGATCAGTCAGGGTTCTTTGGGATGGTGGATATTCAGGATCGCCATCGCGATATGCGTCTTGATGTTGATAACATGTCATATGAG GAATTACTGGCACTTGAGGAGCGCATCGGGAACGTCTGCACTGGGCTGACTGAAGAAACCATTTTGAATCATCTGAAGCAACGGAAGCATGTATGCATTAGAACAGAAGAAGCCACGGATGCTGAGCCATGCTGTATTTGTCAG GAAGAATACAAGGATGGTGAGGATCTTGGAAAACTGGAATGTGGCCATGATTTCCATACAGACTGCGTTAAGCAATGGCTCATGCAGAAGAATTTGTGCCCAATTTGCAAAACAACAGGGCTGAATACTTCAGGAAAGCATTGA
- the LOC129902274 gene encoding probable E3 ubiquitin-protein ligase RHG1A isoform X1 — MQGQRSAIGSLPETLGFTHGSTSSDGGIDQQICWNNMRNPAQSRLPDYMVPSNETNIPFLSHANQERQNVIGWNLGESSSSNTQNIVSRSESKTNHAWASTMSACPGTSHFSAEQHYGSSNILSLGDVEINLNNQIADNTLFSQGSTSSTVPNDLNRSSGLEGHDDDEDDDCQVMECAPTFKSDGPGKERMSTTSTSSDPLVGPSATNGFLMDERDGRPGCTLDGRRMACKRKAVEGHLGQSSGSGSPNYLLNSLWRSIPAPNNVTAGANSPAPTESRRNINLPEQVNPRLGLAMGGATMEGPVALPASRRAEIRRNFRLRINGSHQQASIPSNLFPTVGNDGNVSMSSEPDSLRLLRNESLDLRSVSAADNGNPRSQPVVGPVPSLRQSAQRWDSSSSRAGSSSSYSVFGERNSAAYEQPSSRSVPRNISQHPMFIPASDLRNLNQNPVNWGLAGGNISIAGNVASSSRSGPSSVAPSSSSSWVQHRNPQQYPRRLSEYVRRSVLSSAGSEPVSHNGNTPPHLSFAASQEIGLSGHPGHRGPSSSRSAVLLERQLDGAMAVPYSWRTLAAAGEGRSRLVSEQIRNVLDAMRRGESLRFEDVMILDQSGFFGMVDIQDRHRDMRLDVDNMSYEELLALEERIGNVCTGLTEETILNHLKQRKHVCIRTEEATDAEPCCICQEEYKDGEDLGKLECGHDFHTDCVKQWLMQKNLCPICKTTGLNTSGKH, encoded by the exons ATGCAAGGGCAACGGAGTGCCATCGGATCCCTGCCAGAAACTTTGGGTTTCACTCATGGTTCAACATCGAGTGATGGCGGTATAGATCAGCAGATATGTTGGAATAATATGCGAAATCCTGCACAAAGTCGGCTTCCAGATTATATGGTACCTTCTAATGAGACAAACATTCCATTTCTTAGTCATGCAAACCAAGAAAGACAGAATGTAATTGGATGGAATTTAGGAGAATCCAGCTCCTCCAATACACAAAATATTGTTAGTCGTAGTGAAAGTAAAACAAATCATGCATGGGCATCTACAATGAGTGCCTGTCCTGGGACTTCTCACTTCTCTGCTGAACAGCATTATGGCTCTTCCAATATTCTTTCATTGGGCGATGTTgaaataaatttgaataaccaGATAGCTGACAACACTTTATTTTCTCAAGGTTCTACTTCTAGCACTGTTCCAAATGATCTAAATAGAAGTTCTGGACTTGAGGGGCATGATGACGATGAAGATGATGACTGCCAAGTGATGGAGTGCGCCCCAACATTCAAATCTGATGGACCAGGAAAAGAACGGATGTCAACCACAAGTACTTCTTCTGATCCCCTTGTTGGGCCTTCTGCAACTAATGGGTTTCTGATGGATGAAAGAGATGGCAGACCAGGCTGTACACTGGATGGTCGACGAATGGCTTGTAAGAGAAAAGCAGTTGAAGGACATCTGGGGCAATCTTCAGGAAGTGGAAGTCCAAATTATCTTCTAAACAGCTTATGGCGTTCTATACCTGCTCCAAATAATGTTACTGCAGGTGCGAATAGCCCTGCACCAACAGAAAGTAGAAGAAACATCAATTTGCCAGAGCAGGTAAATCCAAGACTTGGGCTCGCCATGGGTGGAGCCACTATGGAAGGTCCAGTTGCATTGCCTGCTTCAAGAAGAGCAGAAATCCGTAGAAATTTCAGGCTGAGGATCAATGGCTCTCATCAGCAAGCTTCTATTCCTAGTAATCTGTTTCCTACTGTGGGTAATGACGGAAATGTTAGCATGTCATCTGAACCGGACTCATTGAGGCTGCTTCGTAATGAGTCTTTGGATTTGAGGTCTGTGTCTGCTGCAGATAATGGAAATCCCCGAAGCCAGCCCGTCGTGGGGCCGGTTCCTTCTCTTCGACAAAGTGCACAGAGGTGGGATTCATCAAGTTCAAGAGCTGGCAGTTCATCAAGTTATTCTGTTTTTGGTGAGAGGAATTCTGCAGCATATGAACAACCAAGCTCAAGAAGTGTGCCCAGAAATATTTCGCAGCATCCAATGTTCATACCCGCTAGTGACTTGAGAAATTTGAACCAAAATCCTGTCAACTGGGGTTTAGCTGGTGGAAATATTTCTATTGCTGGAAATGTTGCATCTTCTTCTCGGAGTGGTCCTAGCTCAGTAGCCCCTTCCTCTTCTTCTAGTTGGGTGCAACATAGAAATCCTCAGCAATATCCCCGACGACTCTCAGAATATGTTCGTAGATCTGTGTTGTCTTCAGCTGGCAGTGAACCTGTAAGTCACAATGGTAATACTCCACCACATTTGAGTTTTGCTGCCTCACAGGAGATTGGGCTTTCAGGCCATCCTGGGCATCGTGGTCCATCAAGTTCAAGGTCAGCAGTGTTGTTGGAGAGACAACTCGATGGCGCTATGGCAGTTCCATATTCCTGGAGGACTTTGGCTGCTGCCGGTGAAGGAAGAAGCAGGCTAGTTTCCGAG cAGATTCGCAATGTATTGGATGCAATGCGCAGGGGAGAGAGCTTAAGATTTGAG GATGTTATGATCCTTGATCAGTCAGGGTTCTTTGGGATGGTGGATATTCAGGATCGCCATCGCGATATGCGTCTTGATGTTGATAACATGTCATATGAG GAATTACTGGCACTTGAGGAGCGCATCGGGAACGTCTGCACTGGGCTGACTGAAGAAACCATTTTGAATCATCTGAAGCAACGGAAGCATGTATGCATTAGAACAGAAGAAGCCACGGATGCTGAGCCATGCTGTATTTGTCAG GAAGAATACAAGGATGGTGAGGATCTTGGAAAACTGGAATGTGGCCATGATTTCCATACAGACTGCGTTAAGCAATGGCTCATGCAGAAGAATTTGTGCCCAATTTGCAAAACAACAGGGCTGAATACTTCAGGAAAGCATTGA
- the LOC129904104 gene encoding NAC domain-containing protein 40-like, with product MGDTTSFSLAPGTRFYPSDQQLISYYLSSKNFADHRNGFVFDIIQEIDLYNFNPSSLPDSAGFRYGRGGRRKHWFYFVARVSKGGRRRAVGGYWKKRGRVRDVVDAGAGKVVVGTRKSFVFYSGDCTKTDWLMYEYALAGHPMASFVLCRVFIKSHHRNNLSEHVFSSNGEETVATVRHVGIQFDGSAALATGSKMHGENTIDQENDVSKLPSGLVTDLNGHAVTENVAKQIDLESDGPPVLNDFSAQEQIAILEEDFIELDDLLCPLPGIN from the exons ATGGGAGATACGACGTCGTTTTCGCTTGCTCCCGGTACCCGATTTTACCCTTCCGATCAACAACTCATTAGCTACTATTTATCTTCAAAGAACTTCGCTGATCACCGGAATGGCTTTGTATTTGATATAATTCAGGAAATTGATCTCTACAATTTTAACCCATCTAGCTTGCCGGATTCCGCCGGATTCCGATACGGACGCGGTGGTCGGAGAAAGCACTGGTTTTATTTCGTGGCTAGGGTTTCGAAGGGAGGGAGGAGAAGAGCTGTTGGTGGTTATTGGAAGAAGAGAGGTAGAGTTAGGGATGTAGTGGATGCGGGTGCAGGGAAAGTTGTGGTGGGTACGCGTAAAAGTTTTGTTTTTTATTCGGGGGATTGTACTAAGACCGATTGGTTGATGTATGAGTACGCTTTAGCTGGTCATCCTATG GCATCTTTTGTTCTATGCCGAGTAttcatcaaatctcatcatagaAATAACTTGTCAGAGCATGTATTTAGTTCCAATGGTGAAGAAACTGTCGCCACAGTACGCCATGTAGGTATTCAATTTGATGGATCAGCTGCATTGGCTACTGGCTCTAAAATGCATGGTGAAAATACCATTGACCAGGAGAATGATGTCTCGAAGTTACCTAGTGGATTAGTTACCGACTTAAATGGTCACGCTGTTACAGAAAATGTTGCTAAGCAG ATTGATCTTGAGAGCGACGGACCTCCAGTTCTCAATGATTTTTCTGCTCAGGAACAGATAGCCATTTTAGAAGAAGATTTTATAGAGTTGGATGACCTTCTATGCCCGCTACCGGGCATTAACTAA
- the LOC129902819 gene encoding uncharacterized acetyltransferase At3g50280-like, producing MASSPTVQHISDCFIKPLYNSEESKKPVYLSSWDLAMLSVQYIQKGLLFTKPSSFQLDPLLQKLKESLSITLVHFYPLAGRFKTLKQENPPLYTVFIDCVNSPGARFIHANLDLTVSDILSPKDVPLVVQSFFDHDRAINHDGHELSLLTIQLTELIDGVFIGCSINHVLADGSSYWHFLNSFSQVFKANNGQKQIIPISKSPIFNHWFPEGHGPIINLPYTHHDQFISRHESPNMRERFFHFSAESLKKLKAKANQESNTTKISSLQALSAHMWRCITRIRKFPSDHMTSCRMAINNRARLDPPLPEHYFGNCIQTVRGIASAGKLLENNLGWAAWELHEAVVNHKNKEIREWVEKLECGMIYQLGFFDPSSIMMGSSPRFDMYGNEFGLGKGVALRSGYAHKFDGKVSLYEGIEGDGSMDLEVCLLPNFMASLETDEEFMDSFTS from the coding sequence atggCTTCTTCACCTACTGTTCAACACATATCAGATTGTTTCATTAAGCCACTTTACAATTCAGAAGAATCTAAAAAACCTGTTTATCTATCATCATGGGATTTAGCCATGCTTTCAGTTCAATATATCCAAAAAGGTCTCCTTTTCACTAAGCCATCATCTTTTCAGCTTGATCCTCTGTTGCAAAAGCTTAAAGAATCCCTCTCAATCACCCTTGTCCATTTTTATCCATTAGCTGGTCGTTTTAAAACACTTAAACAAGAAAATCCCCCTCTTTACACCGTCTTTATCGACTGTGTTAATAGCCCTGGTGCAAGATTTATCCATGCTAATCTTGATTTAACTGTTTCTGATATACTTTCACCAAAGGATGTGCCTTTAGTTGTCCAATCATtttttgatcatgatagagCAATTAACCATGATGGGCATGAATTATCTTTGTTAACAATTCAATTAACAGAATTAATTGATGGGGTTTTCATTGGTTGCTCAATTAACCATGTGTTAGCCGATGGTTCTTCTTACTGGCATTTCTTGAACTctttttctcaagttttcaaaGCAAATAATGGGCAAAAACAGATCATTCCCATTTCCAAATCTCCGATTTTTAACCATTGGTTCCCAGAAGGACATGGTCCAATTATTAATCTTCCTTATACTCACCATGATCAATTCATTAGTAGACACGAATCCCCTAATATGAGGGAAAGATTTTTCCATTTCTCAGCTGAGTCTTTAAAGAAACTCAAAGCTAAAGCCAATCAAGAAAGTAACACCACCAAGATTTCGTCTTTACAAGCTTTGTCAGCTcatatgtggaggtgtataacAAGGATTCGAAAATTCCCATCTGATCATATGACAAGTTGCAGAATGGCGATTAATAACAGAGCAAGATTGGACCCTCCATTGCCAGAACACTATTTTGGAAATTGCATACAAACTGTTCGAGGAATTGCCTCAGCGGGAAAACTTCTTGAAAATAACCTTGGCTGGGCAGCTTGGGAATTGCATGAAGCTGTGGTGAATCATAAGAATAAAGAAATTCGTGAATGGGTTGAAAAATTAGAATGTGGTATGATTTATCAGTTGGGATTTTTTGATCCTAGTAGCATTATGATGGGGAGTTCTCCAAGATTTGATATGTATGGGAATGAATTTGGATTGGGAAAAGGAGTGGCACTTAGAAGTGGATATGCACATAAGTTTGATGGGAAAGTGAGTTTATATGAAGGGATTGAAGGTGATGGTAGCATGGATTTGGAAGTGTGTCTTTTACCTAACTTCATGGCTTCTCTTGAAACTGATGAGGAGTTCATGGATAGTTTTACAAGTTAA